A single region of the Stigmatopora argus isolate UIUO_Sarg chromosome 6, RoL_Sarg_1.0, whole genome shotgun sequence genome encodes:
- the nr1d4b gene encoding nuclear receptor subfamily 1, group D, member 4b, translated as MENSPGGGVILYAGSSGSASPSPGSPSSGYQSQSPSSHSQPSSPEGVSFHEIGAMKQGGEQRGGTPSPKMVFQFPEVNNAPSAQVTTVSSATYCHPTVAKRPCGFTGTFPKTGGMVLLCKVCGDIASGFHYGVHACEGCKGFFRRSIQQNIHYKMCVKNESCLIMRMNRNRCQHCRFKKCLSVGMSRDAVRFGRIPKREKQRLLDEMQSYMNSLNESASMEMEMSPPSDTQRSPKNSTNEGSASVMQSYQSDLINSEKKPLKRPASDSNHGTSFQNSPMQERVPRHITAQAHHTFQAELTPAYSAPSKCPVSHTNNDNTTNNNINNSKYNFTNQNQCPVRGGLSSQHYATNLKTNSQNQNSCPWKLNGGAKVLACPLNSCPVAPASRSSQEMWESFSQCFTPAVKEVVEFAKSIPGFQTLTQQDQVMLLKSGTFQVLMVRFCSLFDPKEKTVTFLNGQTYSLASLRALGMGVLLDAMFDFSEKLGSLGLEPDEMALFMAVVLVSADRSGVVDVGAVEQLQENLIKALRTLITSRRPDDSTLFPKLLLRLPDLRTLNNQHSDKLLAFRIDP; from the exons ATGGAGAACAGCCCTGGAG GTGGTGTCATCCTTTACGCTGGCTCCTCTGGCAGCGCCAGCCCAAGTCCCGGTAGCCCCTCTAGTGGATACCAGAGTCAATCACCCTCCTCCCACTCACAGCCCTCATCCCCAGAGGGTGTCTCCTTTCATGAGATTGGGGCCATGAAGCAGGGAGGGGAACAAAGGGGAGGGACGCCTTCCCCGAAAATGGTCTTCCAGTTTCCAGAAGTGAACAATGCTCCATCTGCCCAAGTTACGACAGTGTCATCAGCCACCTACTGCCATCCCACAGTGGCCAAAAGACCTTGTGGTTTTACAGGCACCTTCCCTA AAACAGGTGGGATGGTGCTTTTATGCAAGGTGTGTGGAGACATTGCATCTGGGTTCCATTATGGCGTCCACGCCTGTGAGGGCTGCAAG GGTTTCTTCAGACGGAGCATTCAACAGAATATCCACTACAAAATGTGCGTGAAGAATGAAAGCTGTCTCATCATGCGCATGAACCGAAACCGCTGCCAACACTGTCgctttaagaagtgcttgtccGTGGGCATGTCCCGAGATG CTGTGCGCTTTGGCCGTATTCCCAAACGGGAGAAGCAGAGACTACTGGATGAGATGCAGAGCTATATGAACAGTCTTAATGAATCTGCCTCCATGGAGATGGAGATGTCGCCTCCCTCCGACACTCAGCGCAGCCCAAAGAATTCGACGAACGAAGGATCAGCCTCCGTAATGCAGTCCTACCAGAGCGACTTAATAAACAGTGAGAAGAAACCTCTGAAGAGGCCTGCCAGCGATAGCAACCATGGCACTTCTTTCCAGAACAGTCCCATGCAGGAACGCGTTCCCCGTCACATAACAGCGCAGGCACACCATACGTTTCAAGCAGAACTGACACCTGCGTACAGTGCCCCTTCAAAGTGTCCCGTTTCCCACACCAATAATGATAACACGACGAATAACAATATCAACAATTCCAAGTACAACTTCACCAATCAGAATCAGTGCCCCGTCCGTGGTGGTCTTTCATCTCAGCACTATGCAACCAATCTGAAGACTAATTCTCAGAACCAAAATTCCTGTCCTTGGAAGTTAAACGGCGGAGCCAAAGTTCTG GCATGTCCGCTCAATTCTTGTCCGGTGGCTCCAGCCAGTCGCTCCAGTCAGGAAATGTGGGAGTccttttcccagtgttttaccCCTGCTGTTAAAGAAGTGGTGGAGTTTGCAAAGAGTATCCCAGGCTTCCAGACTCTTACCCAACAGGACCAAGTCATGCTACTGAAATCTGGCACTTTCCAG GTGCTGATGGTGCGGTTTTGCTCGTTATTTGACCCCAAGGAGAAAACGGTGACATTCCTCAATGGGCAGACCTACTCCTTGGCATCACTCCGGGCATTGGGCATGGGTGTTTTATTGGACGCCATGTTTGACTTCAGTGAGAAGCTAGGATCTTTGGGCTTGGAACCAGATGAGATGGCCCTCTTCATGGCTGTGGTGCTAGTTTCAGCAG aTCGCTCTGGTGTAGTAGATGTGGGAGCAGTGGAGCAACTGCAGGAGAATCTCATCAAAGCCCTGCGTACGCTCATTACGAGTCGCCGGCCGGACGACAGCACCCTCTTCCCAAAGCTGCTGCTACGTCTGCCGGACCTGCGAACCCTGAACAACCAGCACTCCGACAAACTTTTAGCATTCCGCATTGATCCGTAA